In the Phycisphaerales bacterium genome, AGTTTGAAGGCCATGATATTGACACAGCCATTGAAGCAATTTGGAATGGCGCGAGTTTTATCAAAGAGTTATTGCCTGGAGAACATGGATGCCTCGTTACCACGGAAACCAACCACTACGCTGAACAAGGCGGGCAGACTGGAGACTCCGGAACAGTCGAAGCCATGATCATGGGTGATGACAGCTCCGCCGCAGGCGTCGCCGCTTTTGTCGTCGAGGACACCATTCGATCTGGTCCATACGTTTTACATGTCGGCCGCTGTACCGAACGTCCACTGCGCCCAGAGCAACCATGCAAGCTCATCATCGAAGAAGCAAGACGTCAAAAGATTATGGCAAACCATACTTGCACCCACCTTCTCAATCTCGCACTACGAAAGGTGCTAGGTGAAGAGGCAGATCAACGCGGTTCCCTTGTTGCCGATGATCGTCTTCGATTTGACGTTGCTTGTGGCTCTGCAATGACACCAGATCAACTGGCTGCATGTGAGTCTCAGGTCATCGCCAATATTGAGCAAAATCTCGGTGTGCACACACAAGAAATGCCTCTTGAAAAGGCCCGATCGATTAATGGCTTACGCGCCGTCTTTGGAGAGCGCTACCCCGAACGAGTCAGAGTGGTGAGTATCGGCCCAAATTTTGATGATGTATTTGCTGATCCATCTGCATCTGATCTTGCTTCTTTTTCATTCGAACTTTGTGGCGGAACACATGTCTCTTCGACTTCAGATATTGGCACCTGCGTCATTGTGCAAGAACAAGCCCTTGCAGCTGGCATACGCCGCATCACCGCTTTAACAGGCGAAAGTGCTCGGCAAGTACAGGCGACGGGCGAGGCCATGTTGGCTCAGCTCAAGGACATGACAAATCTTACAGATGATGCCTTTTTACAAGCACTGTCGCAACTCTCACAACAACGCAGCGAGACTACTTTAGGTGTTATTCACAAACACGAAATTGATGGCCAGCTAGAGTTGTTACGTAAGCGAGCCAAAGAAGCAAAACGCCAAGCCAATACTGCTTCTACAGATGATGTACTTGCGCAAGCAAGAGAATTAGCTGATAAAAGTGATGGCCAAGTCGTTATAGAACAGATCGCCGGTGCTTCAAAGGACACATTGCTTCCAGCGCTTGATGTGCTTCGAGCAAAGTGTCCGGATAGCGCCATCATGCTGCTCTCGCCTGATACCGATGAAGGGCGCGTTGCAATTGCCGCTGCGGTACCAAAGCCACTGATCACCAGCGGCCTAAAAGCTGGCGACTGGGTTCGCGCTGCGGCCCAGGCTTGTGGCGGCGGAGGCGGCGGCCGACCTGATATGGCTCAGGCTGGTGGCAAAGACCCAAGTCTTATTGATAAGGCAATAAACACAGCAAACGACTTTGCCAAGGAGGCACTTTCATGACGTCCAATGATCCCAAGCACTACATCACCAATCTACATTCTGTAGAACGGCAAATAGGCGAGCATGTTCTGGCACTACTCGCCGCGCCAGAGCACGTTGCCACACTCACAACCGTTATACCGGGTGTTGGTACTGATCGCGTTGCATCCATACCGCTCACCCGCGATGAACTTGGTGACGTACAGCAGATTCTTCAGAAGGTCGAGGCCGGCGAGCCAACGCGTGTTCCATGCGTTGGCTTTCATTGTCGAATCGACGAAGCAGTTGAAGAAGAAAGCCATCGAGATGATCGACGATCAGAAGAATCACTAGGAAATGACTAGCGATGGATCTCTTTCATATTTCACTGGCACAGTGGTCACTTCACCGAAAGATTCAAGAGGGTGATCTCGCACCAATTGACTTTCCCGCCTATACCCGTGATGAATTCAATATTAAAGCTGTTGAATACGTCAACGGCTTCTTCCCTGATCGAGAACCAGACATTCGATTTGCCGAAGAATTGAAACAACGAGCGGAAGATGCTGGCGTCCTTAGCCTGTTGATCATGATTGACCGCGCTGGTGATTTAGGCGATCCAGACACACAAGCAAGAGCGCTTGCTGTTGAAAACCATATGCAATGGGCTGAAGTCGCAACACATTTGGGCTGTCACTCTATTCGGGTCAATGCACATTCGAAGGGCACGCCTCACGAGCAAGCATCTCTTGTGAGTGATGGTTTGTCGCGTCTCACCGAAGCTGTTGCCCCAACCGGGCTCAATGTTTTGGTTGAGAATCATGGAGGCCTCTCCTCCAATGCAGATTGGTTGGTTGATGTCATCCAGCGTGTCAACCAACCTACATGCGGAACACTACCCGACTTCGGAAACTTCTTTCTCAATAGTGAGATGACCGAGTGGTATGACCGGTATAACGGTGTGTCTCAGATGATGCCATATGCAAAAGCAGTCAGCGCTAAAAGCAACGATTTTGACGACGAAGGAAATGAGATACATACCGATTACGACAAGATGATCGGAATCGTGCTGGATACTGGCTACAACGGTTATATTGGCATTGAATATGAGGGCCAAGAACAATCAGAAGATCAAGGCATCAAGCTGACACAATCGCTGCTCGCACGTGTTGCAGAGCGTCGCCTTCAATCAATGAGCCAACCGTAGTTGCGAAAACCTTCTTTAGATTAAAGAAAGAGTATTGTTTGGCATCTTGATACCTGGAAGAACGCTACCAAGATGAAACCAAACCGGAGATACTGATGGCGGCAACAATCAAAGCAATTACAGTCACGAAACAATGTGCCATTGTCGCGCCTCATGTTGCTGTTGTTGATGATTGGCCAACTCCAGAAGTCGGACCAGGCGAAGTACTGATAGAGACTGAAGCCTCTGCTATGAACCACTTGGATCTCTGGGTTGGAATAGGACTCCCAGGCATCGAACTCACTTATCCACGCGTTGGAGGTTCAGATGGTGCTGGCCGCATTATCCAAGTTGGGCAAGGCGTGGATGAATCATGGCTTGATACACGTGTTGTTATTAACGCCGCCAAACTCAAACCATCAGCGTTATTACCAAATGTGACGCCAGCGCCGCCTGAAATCTTGATGATTGGTGAGCATATCAATGGAACACATGCCAGCGCCTTTGTTGCTCCAGTGACGAATGTCTTTCCAATTGGAGATGCAGATGCGGTTGCGGCTGCTGCCTATAGCCTAAGTTTTCTGACTGCGTGGCGCATGTTGTCTACAAAAGCAAACATCAGGCCAGGACAATCTGTACTGATCACTGGTATTGGTGGCGGCGTTGCATTGTCAGCGTTTTGCTTAGCAAAACACTTTGGTTGCCACACCATTGTAACCAGTCGGCACCAACACAAGCTGGATCATGCCCTTGCTCTTGGCGCCGATGATGCCATCCTTGATAGTGGCGAAGATTTTTCCCGTCCGGTTCGTGCAGCCACAAACAAACGTGGCGTTGATGTTTGTATTGATTCTGTGGGCAAAGCGATCCATCTTGGTTGTATTAAGTCACTCGCCAGAGGGGGGAAATACGTCACTTGCGGTTGCACGACTGGGCCAGATGCCAAAACAGATCTCGCTCGCATCTTTTGGAATCAGCAGAGTATTTTGGGCTCAACAATGGGAAGCATGGAGGAGTTCAGAGAAGTGATGAACTTGTTCCTTCGTGATCAAATTCAACCCGTGATTGACTCAGTGCACCCTCCAAGCGAAGCCACAGAAGCATATGAACGACTCGAGACTGGACATCAGTTCGGTAAGATCGTTTTCGATTGGCAATAGTATTTCGATTGTCTTGATAAATAAAAAGAGCGGGCACCCAGAAGGCACCCGCTCTTGTCAATTCTATTCAACTGCACATCAATCTATCTTGACTTCATTAATGTCACCATCGAACGCTCGTTCCCACGCAGGCGTACTCATGACAACAATGAGCACAACTGGGTAGATGATGTCCTCGACAAAGTAAGCCAAGTAGAGTTCGCCCATGATCGCTTCAACGACCGTGAAAGCGATCACAAAAACTGCCCACATCAGAGACATTGCTCGTGCCCAAGGTGCAACTTGGAACAGTCCAAAGCCAGATACGATCAGCATGATGGCCAGGATGAGCTCGATCAGACCATACCACCACAGTTCAGAACCAATCACAGTTTCCGCAGTAACCGGCCAAACAGAATTCCAGGGCACCCAGCCGTCACCCCCAATAAGGATGATTGCAAACAGGGCCATAATAATGCCATAAATAATATTGATGACACCGATCGCAATCATGCCACCGTCGGGCTGCCTATTCATTGATACACCTCATGTCTATGTAATTTGTTTTCTCGAAAACAATTCCAAGTACTAACTTTCTTTTCACCAGATTAGTTCTGGGAAGGTTGATTGAACACATCTTCACCATCGACTGAATTGACCGCGATCAGCAGGATGATTGGCCAGACTAACCCGCAGACAATGAACCACGGCCAATGGATAACCCCAAAAATAATGAGGATGATTTCCCAAATGATCCAGCAAACCGCCCATACATTGGCGAGCAAACTTCCATATTGAAAACCGCTAAGCAAGAAGAAGCCGCTTACAAATAGGCCAATAGTTAGAATAAGGCCAACCCATCCGCGCCACTCAAGTTCAGTTGTTGTATTCGTTATTGCAGTAATGTCACCTGCTGGCTCAAACCCCGCAATGATGACAAGTATGTAAAAGATGATGCCCAAAGCGCCTAAGATAATGTTGAGCACACCGATCGCTATCAGAGCTGCGGATTGATTTTGATCTTCTGCCATGTTTGATTCCTCTTAATCAATTCGTGTCTATTGACCTGCTCTCATCCATGCTTGGCCAATTGAAGCAGCCCATTTTGACTCATTTTTGATGACGCCTCTGCTGCTCCAGGAGGCAATGGGCCCATAAATCAATAACTCGACTATTTACGGTGCAGGTAGGGATATCGGCCGAGCCATAGGCATTTCGAGAACGAATGCGGCAATGGTTCTCGGGCCTAGTTTCTAACTACTTGTAAAGTATGTGCTTATATGTCTGCCCTGGATGATTGATTCGCCCGGTTTATTCGGTACGCTGAGTGGTTAGAAAGGCCCGAAAATGCGGTCCTTTAGAGAGTCCTCCTTGTGATATAGGCCTAACAATGCTCACTGCCGATACGCTCGAAGATCAGATTGATGATGAACAATGGTGGACACCACTACAAGCATCGATCGAGGGTCTGCAACCGCGACTTATCAGACTTCGCCGCCGTCTACACGCCATACCAGAAGCCTCGGGCTGTGAACAACAGACCACCTTGCTCTTGGCAGAAATTCTGCGCGACGCTGGGATCACGCCAACGCTCATGGAAAATGGCTGCGGGTTGATTGCAGACATCCATCTTGGTGCGCCATCTAACACATTTGTTGCACTTCGATCAGAGCTGGACGCCGTCAACGTTCATGACAACAAAAGTGTTCCCTATGCATCGACGCAACCCGATCTTTGTCATGCCTGTGGACATGATGCTCATACCTCTATTCTGATGGCTACGGCGCTCACGATAAATAAGCACTTACAAGATCTTTCTACTATTAAATTTCGTCACAACCTTCGCGTCATTTTTCAACCTGCTGAAGAAACTGCAGTAGGCGCACGCTCCATGATCAAACAAGGTGCACTTAATGGTGTCTCTGCAATTGTTGCACTTCATGCTGATCCGTTCTTAGAAACAGGGACGATTGGACTTCGTAATGGCGCCATCACTGGTGCGTGCAAAACCTTTAAGATTGCTATTAAAGGACGAAGTGGACATACTGCTCGCCCACATGAAGCTGTTGACCCAATTCCTGCGGCAACGAGTGTTATCGACATGTTTTATCAATTGGGGCCGCGCTCCATGGATAGTCGCTATCCACTAGCGCTCACCGTCTCATCGATTATGGCTGGACAAGCAGTGAATGCTATTCCTTCTCAAGCCACTATTGCAGGCACGCTACGCACAGCGCGACTAGAGGATCTAGAAGCTGTACAGCAGCAGATGATCCGAGTTGTTGAATCAGTGGGCCATGCAACTTCCTGCCAAATTGATATTGAATTTGTTGGTTTTACGCCGCCAACGAATAATGACTCTCTACTGACAGAGATTGTTGGCCGAGCAGCGAGTGACGTCATACAACCAAAATCTATTCAGTGGCTGGATGTACCGAGTTTGGGTGGGGAAGATTTTGCTTTTTACCAGGAGCTTATCCCAGGCACGATGTTCCGGCTTGGTACGGCCTTAGCGAATCCCAGGCAGCGGATGCCGCTACATTCAAGTCATTTTGATATTGATGAGCGAGCTTTGGGTATCGGTGCCCTTGTGATGACCCGTGCCATCCTTTTGGCCGCCCAAGAGCAACCTGCCTCATGACCCCCTGCCAGAGTTACCATGGAGTATCCTTTTCATATGCCTTAGGATGAGGCCATTAAAGGAACGTCTTACAGTCTTATTTGGAAACATATGAGGAATCGTGATGAACTTTGATTTCAATGGCAGCCCAGAACCAACTGTCGGGGTCGAGATTGAACTCGGCTTAGTTGATCAGAAAACTGGAGCCCTAAGTAACTCGATTCATCCGCTACTAGAAAAAGTACCGGAGCCACTTCACGCATTTGTTAAACCTGAATTCAAGCAATCATACTGCGAGATTATCACTGACGTCTGCAATGATGTTGCCGGCATTGAGGCAGATCTCGAAGGCAAGCTTGAGCAAGTTGAGCATGCTGCTAACCAGTGCGATCTAGGTCTTCTTTGGTCAGCAACACATCCGTTTAGCTTATGGAGCGATCAGAAGCTAACGAAGGAAGCTCGTTATGAATGGCTGATGGATACGATGCAGTTCGTGGCAGAGCGTTTAACAGTCTTTGGTATGCATATCCATGTAGGCGTTGATTCAGGTGATAAAGCAATCCAGATGTGTGATCGCTTACTCCGACATTTACCCACAATGCTGGCGCTCTCCGCAAATAGTCCACACTGGTGTGCACGCGACACTGGATTGCAGTCATACCGGTCTAAGGTCATGGAGTCTCTGCCAACTGCAGGCATGCCTTTCCCATTGCGCAACTGGTCAGAATATGTTTGGATGATCAAGAACCTTATCTCGACTGGTTTTATTCACTCGATCCGTGAGATTTGGTGGGATGTAAGGCCCCATGCAAAATTCGGCACGGTTGAGATTCGGGTTATGGATCAACCTATGTGCATGCGGCATCTCTTGGGACTCACGGCGCTGACACAGTCTCTGGTTGCTGGCATATCAGAAGATATAGACCGCGGAGCCTATCAATTCGACTCCCACCCAATGATTGCGAAACAGAATAAATGGCATGCGGCCCGTTATGGAATGGATGCTTCTTTCGTTGACTTCGACACGATGCTGGCCATACCAGCTCGCCAAATGGCCAGACGCCTCATTGACCAAGTCACGCCCTTCGCTGAACGCCTTGGTTGCCTGAAGCAACTGGGATACCTTGAGGATATCATTGACGACGGCTCAGGTGCCGAACAACAACGTCGTGCTTACAATGAAAATGGCCAGATGACTGATGTTGTTGATTACCTACTGGCTCAACGAGCAAAAGAAACAGATGCTCGCGTATCGAAAGCCTAGTTGCACGCGCATATAATGGCTATGTCATTTGTGGGAAGGAGATCGCTACCATGGCTCTTGAAACTCTAACAAGCAACACGCCAGAGACAAACTGCCGTCCACCAAAATTGGATCGCTTGCCAACTTGGCGATTAGTACTTCACAATGATGATCGTCATACGATGGACTATGTGGTGGAGACGATTGTTGAGCTTACACCACTCAACCCTCATGTAGCCGTTCTGCGTATGCTTGAGGCACATCAGACTGGTGCTGCTTCACTCATCTCAACACATCGAGAACATATTGAGCTGCTACACGAACAATTCGGCAGCAAGAAGCTCCTCACAACCATTGAACCTGAGTAGCCTCGGGCCACAGAACCAGGCTCAGCGCACGGTTGCATGTGAAAGCCAATGCTCCAATGCGTTATCAACATTATTTGAAACTGTTGCCAGATCATTGCGAGCATCTATCACAACACAGCGACTGGGATCCTGACTCGCTTGTTCCAAAAAACCATTCCGTACACGCTGGTGATATGCCTTATCGCGCTGTTCGATGCGATCCAATGAACTCGACATTCGCTCATGAGCCGTCTTTTGGTCAACATCAAAAATGAGTGTCAAGTCCGGCCACCCATCACCGACAGCCACCTTGCCAACTGTTGCAATCGTATCCATCCCCAGTCCGCCACCGGCGCCCTGATAAGCAATAGTTGCACTCAAGAATCGATCTGCAAGGACGAATTGTCCGTCATTAAGTGCTGGTAGGATCAGTTGTTCAACGAGCTGGGCACGACTTGCCATGTAG is a window encoding:
- a CDS encoding TIM barrel protein, which gives rise to MDLFHISLAQWSLHRKIQEGDLAPIDFPAYTRDEFNIKAVEYVNGFFPDREPDIRFAEELKQRAEDAGVLSLLIMIDRAGDLGDPDTQARALAVENHMQWAEVATHLGCHSIRVNAHSKGTPHEQASLVSDGLSRLTEAVAPTGLNVLVENHGGLSSNADWLVDVIQRVNQPTCGTLPDFGNFFLNSEMTEWYDRYNGVSQMMPYAKAVSAKSNDFDDEGNEIHTDYDKMIGIVLDTGYNGYIGIEYEGQEQSEDQGIKLTQSLLARVAERRLQSMSQP
- a CDS encoding zinc-binding dehydrogenase; the protein is MAATIKAITVTKQCAIVAPHVAVVDDWPTPEVGPGEVLIETEASAMNHLDLWVGIGLPGIELTYPRVGGSDGAGRIIQVGQGVDESWLDTRVVINAAKLKPSALLPNVTPAPPEILMIGEHINGTHASAFVAPVTNVFPIGDADAVAAAAYSLSFLTAWRMLSTKANIRPGQSVLITGIGGGVALSAFCLAKHFGCHTIVTSRHQHKLDHALALGADDAILDSGEDFSRPVRAATNKRGVDVCIDSVGKAIHLGCIKSLARGGKYVTCGCTTGPDAKTDLARIFWNQQSILGSTMGSMEEFREVMNLFLRDQIQPVIDSVHPPSEATEAYERLETGHQFGKIVFDWQ
- a CDS encoding amidohydrolase; translated protein: MLTADTLEDQIDDEQWWTPLQASIEGLQPRLIRLRRRLHAIPEASGCEQQTTLLLAEILRDAGITPTLMENGCGLIADIHLGAPSNTFVALRSELDAVNVHDNKSVPYASTQPDLCHACGHDAHTSILMATALTINKHLQDLSTIKFRHNLRVIFQPAEETAVGARSMIKQGALNGVSAIVALHADPFLETGTIGLRNGAITGACKTFKIAIKGRSGHTARPHEAVDPIPAATSVIDMFYQLGPRSMDSRYPLALTVSSIMAGQAVNAIPSQATIAGTLRTARLEDLEAVQQQMIRVVESVGHATSCQIDIEFVGFTPPTNNDSLLTEIVGRAASDVIQPKSIQWLDVPSLGGEDFAFYQELIPGTMFRLGTALANPRQRMPLHSSHFDIDERALGIGALVMTRAILLAAQEQPAS
- a CDS encoding YbdK family carboxylate-amine ligase, which encodes MNFDFNGSPEPTVGVEIELGLVDQKTGALSNSIHPLLEKVPEPLHAFVKPEFKQSYCEIITDVCNDVAGIEADLEGKLEQVEHAANQCDLGLLWSATHPFSLWSDQKLTKEARYEWLMDTMQFVAERLTVFGMHIHVGVDSGDKAIQMCDRLLRHLPTMLALSANSPHWCARDTGLQSYRSKVMESLPTAGMPFPLRNWSEYVWMIKNLISTGFIHSIREIWWDVRPHAKFGTVEIRVMDQPMCMRHLLGLTALTQSLVAGISEDIDRGAYQFDSHPMIAKQNKWHAARYGMDASFVDFDTMLAIPARQMARRLIDQVTPFAERLGCLKQLGYLEDIIDDGSGAEQQRRAYNENGQMTDVVDYLLAQRAKETDARVSKA
- a CDS encoding ATP-dependent Clp protease adaptor ClpS; translation: MALETLTSNTPETNCRPPKLDRLPTWRLVLHNDDRHTMDYVVETIVELTPLNPHVAVLRMLEAHQTGAASLISTHREHIELLHEQFGSKKLLTTIEPE
- the tmk gene encoding dTMP kinase; protein product: MEQWIKQLSGRFVVFDGPDGSGKTTQLQRVAAMARSNGLAVCEVREPGGTEVGERIRAILLDPVFDEMTLRCEMLLYMASRAQLVEQLILPALNDGQFVLADRFLSATIAYQGAGGGLGMDTIATVGKVAVGDGWPDLTLIFDVDQKTAHERMSSSLDRIEQRDKAYHQRVRNGFLEQASQDPSRCVVIDARNDLATVSNNVDNALEHWLSHATVR